A window of Chloracidobacterium sp. N contains these coding sequences:
- a CDS encoding DUF3006 domain-containing protein, protein MDDPATSSACHLVVDSLTEGLARLVLHDNDRVYFDCPVSLLPAGLREGDHLRVTFTLDEDARLRAQAEVKTLLRELTQGQDPDQKDFYL, encoded by the coding sequence ATGGACGATCCGGCAACTTCCAGCGCCTGCCACCTCGTCGTGGACAGTTTGACCGAGGGCCTTGCCCGGCTTGTGCTCCACGACAACGACCGGGTGTATTTCGACTGTCCGGTGAGCCTGCTTCCGGCCGGGTTGCGCGAAGGCGATCACCTGCGTGTGACCTTCACACTCGACGAGGACGCCCGTCTGCGCGCCCAGGCCGAAGTCAAAACGCTGCTCCGCGAACTGACCCAGGGCCAGGACCCGGACCAGAAAGATTTTTATCTCTGA
- the cobD gene encoding threonine-phosphate decarboxylase CobD — protein MNPSPWLLAHGGRVFEAAQRLGIAPADVLDFSASLNPWGPPASVRSAVAQADWTHYPDDTALRASFAQRYRLDPAAVVVGNGVSGLLFDALRIWRPRRVLLLEPSFTEYRRALVAVNACLVTWPLRAEDGFQPNFGQLGPFIRETRVDTVLLNTPHNPTGVAYPPEHLLEFVRTVAQHSVRVVLDESFVDYQPENSLIQKAANLPNVVVLRSMTKFYTMPGLRVGVAVAYPPLAQELRRQTAAWPVGVPALEAARAALADEDFASRTRLRTECARRTFAHALDELGCTVFPSAANFLLLRLPRGTGTDLARWLEPHHVLIRRCTDFVGLDDRYVRVAVRDDAANAHLVALLVRWLGEQQRVGLTDSENS, from the coding sequence ATGAATCCTTCTCCGTGGTTACTCGCACATGGTGGACGTGTTTTCGAGGCGGCGCAGCGGTTGGGCATTGCGCCGGCGGACGTGCTGGACTTCAGCGCCAGTCTCAATCCCTGGGGGCCGCCAGCTTCCGTCAGGTCGGCGGTGGCGCAGGCAGACTGGACACATTACCCCGACGACACGGCGCTGCGCGCCAGTTTTGCACAGCGCTATCGGCTCGATCCGGCAGCCGTGGTGGTCGGCAACGGCGTATCGGGACTGCTTTTTGATGCCTTGCGCATCTGGCGTCCCCGGCGCGTCCTGCTGCTGGAACCTTCCTTTACCGAGTACCGCCGGGCGCTCGTGGCCGTCAACGCCTGTCTCGTCACCTGGCCGCTGCGTGCTGAAGACGGTTTTCAGCCCAACTTCGGGCAGCTTGGGCCGTTCATCCGCGAAACGCGCGTGGATACGGTCCTGCTCAACACACCGCACAACCCAACCGGCGTCGCCTATCCGCCGGAGCACCTGCTGGAGTTCGTCCGTACCGTGGCCCAGCACAGCGTACGGGTCGTGCTGGACGAATCCTTTGTGGATTACCAGCCCGAAAACTCCCTGATTCAGAAAGCCGCCAACCTGCCCAATGTCGTCGTCCTGCGTTCGATGACAAAGTTCTACACGATGCCGGGGTTGCGCGTCGGGGTCGCCGTTGCCTACCCGCCGCTGGCACAGGAGTTGCGCCGTCAGACGGCCGCCTGGCCCGTCGGCGTACCGGCGCTCGAAGCCGCCCGGGCCGCCCTGGCCGATGAGGATTTTGCTTCCCGGACGCGCCTGCGTACCGAGTGCGCCCGGCGCACCTTTGCCCACGCCCTCGATGAACTCGGCTGCACGGTGTTTCCCAGTGCGGCCAACTTTTTGCTTCTCCGCCTGCCACGCGGCACAGGGACGGATTTGGCCCGCTGGCTGGAACCACACCACGTCCTCATCCGCCGCTGCACGGATTTTGTCGGTCTGGACGACCGCTATGTGCGGGTTGCCGTCCGCGACGATGCCGCCAACGCGCATCTGGTTGCCTTGCTGGTGCGCTGGCTTGGAGAACAGCAGCGGGTGGGCTTGACTGATTCGGAAAATTCTTAG
- the cobT gene encoding nicotinate-nucleotide--dimethylbenzimidazole phosphoribosyltransferase — MTHWWQSLLENIHPPQPVWAEKAAVRQASLVKPPGSLGRLETLAARIAAIQATETPQSRPRAIVVFCADHGICAEGVNAFPTRITHQHLHNFIGGGAAIAVLARLTGSELVICDVGIDADVLHLPGIRHSKVRRGTRNFAHEPAMTPEECAAALHAGYTTVSELRQRGIRAVAIGEMGIGNTTAAAAVTAALTGKPPELVTGRGSGLSPEGVAHKADVIRHALERHRLRPDAPYDILVNVGGLDLAAMCGAFLGCAAEGLVAVADGYVSTAAAAVAVALAPAAREFMVFGHCSAEPGHQVLLDLLGVTPLLQLDLCLGEASGAALAFSILDAACSLHVGMVTFAEAQMG; from the coding sequence ATGACGCACTGGTGGCAAAGTCTTCTGGAAAACATCCATCCACCGCAGCCGGTCTGGGCAGAAAAGGCAGCAGTGCGGCAGGCCAGCCTTGTCAAACCGCCGGGCAGTCTCGGCCGCTTGGAAACCCTGGCAGCCCGGATAGCTGCCATTCAGGCGACGGAAACCCCACAGTCCCGGCCACGGGCAATTGTGGTTTTTTGCGCCGACCATGGCATCTGTGCCGAAGGCGTCAATGCGTTTCCAACACGGATCACCCACCAGCACCTGCACAACTTCATCGGCGGCGGGGCAGCGATTGCTGTTCTCGCCAGACTCACCGGCAGTGAACTCGTCATCTGTGATGTCGGCATTGACGCCGATGTTTTGCACCTGCCTGGTATCCGGCACAGCAAGGTACGCCGTGGGACGCGCAACTTTGCCCACGAACCGGCCATGACGCCGGAGGAATGCGCCGCCGCCCTGCACGCTGGCTACACAACGGTGTCCGAACTTCGTCAACGGGGCATCCGGGCCGTGGCGATTGGTGAAATGGGCATTGGCAACACGACGGCGGCAGCCGCGGTCACGGCGGCCCTGACCGGCAAGCCACCCGAACTGGTGACAGGCCGTGGCAGCGGACTTTCACCGGAAGGCGTCGCGCACAAGGCGGATGTCATCCGGCACGCCCTCGAACGCCATCGCCTGCGCCCCGATGCTCCGTACGACATCCTGGTGAACGTTGGGGGGCTTGATCTGGCCGCCATGTGTGGGGCGTTTCTGGGGTGTGCGGCTGAAGGACTCGTGGCTGTTGCCGACGGATACGTTTCGACGGCCGCCGCAGCCGTAGCCGTCGCCCTGGCACCGGCGGCGCGCGAGTTCATGGTGTTTGGGCATTGTTCGGCCGAGCCGGGGCATCAGGTGCTGCTTGATTTGCTGGGAGTGACGCCGCTCTTGCAGCTTGACCTGTGTCTGGGCGAAGCCAGCGGCGCGGCTTTGGCATTTTCAATTCTCGATGCAGCATGTAGCCTGCACGTAGGCATGGTGACCTTTGCTGAGGCCCAGATGGGCTAA
- a CDS encoding type 1 glutamine amidotransferase → MARQWKNYCEFEPIVQRIEHMRVLVLDNLIACMSDLNEKAKDEPNFDAEAWVAEERKIAGFAIGNITQNINNLVVKPHWLVVRLNELTDARVADFDPDAIIISGTLRDFDLYNPKLMANLESFLQRTTVPVLGICGGHQIMGQAFGVRVVTLDGLNPWEKRTERMREYQYYLIHVLRPQDPLFAGILTERGRRLPKNTLRVWQNHGLMLERVPPGFSLLAKSELTRNQIMVKRGDGQLLYGVQFHLEKSFEDWRKLPSPWEHRNESRDGRRMFENFLIEALKHRGKADLVHEKAILPAPVVQTQPAQPAYAVAASGQRLNGHGSSGKALPPARPAAEVPTPEAEGEYIADRLTGL, encoded by the coding sequence ATGGCGCGACAGTGGAAAAACTACTGTGAGTTCGAGCCTATCGTGCAACGCATCGAGCACATGCGGGTGCTGGTGCTGGATAATCTCATCGCCTGCATGTCTGACCTCAACGAGAAAGCGAAGGACGAACCCAACTTCGATGCCGAGGCGTGGGTTGCCGAAGAACGCAAGATCGCTGGATTCGCCATCGGAAACATCACCCAGAACATCAACAACCTGGTTGTCAAGCCACACTGGCTGGTGGTCCGCCTCAATGAGCTGACGGATGCCCGGGTCGCCGATTTTGACCCCGATGCCATCATCATCAGCGGCACGCTGCGCGACTTTGATCTCTACAATCCGAAACTCATGGCCAACCTGGAGTCCTTTCTGCAGCGCACGACGGTTCCCGTGCTGGGCATCTGTGGCGGACATCAGATTATGGGGCAGGCGTTTGGCGTCCGGGTGGTGACGTTGGACGGTTTGAACCCGTGGGAAAAACGTACCGAGCGCATGCGGGAGTACCAGTATTACCTCATCCACGTCCTGCGCCCACAGGACCCGCTGTTTGCTGGCATCCTGACCGAACGTGGGCGGCGGCTGCCGAAAAATACGCTTCGGGTGTGGCAAAACCACGGGCTGATGCTGGAGCGCGTGCCACCCGGATTTTCGTTGCTGGCCAAAAGCGAGTTGACCCGCAACCAGATCATGGTCAAACGCGGCGACGGGCAGTTGCTCTATGGCGTGCAGTTTCACCTCGAAAAATCCTTCGAGGACTGGCGCAAGCTGCCCAGCCCGTGGGAACACCGGAACGAAAGCCGGGACGGACGGCGGATGTTTGAGAACTTTCTCATCGAGGCGCTCAAACACCGTGGTAAGGCGGATTTGGTACACGAGAAAGCCATTCTGCCGGCGCCGGTTGTCCAAACCCAGCCGGCCCAGCCGGCCTATGCGGTTGCGGCGAGTGGGCAACGGCTCAACGGGCATGGCAGTTCCGGGAAAGCGCTTCCGCCAGCGCGTCCGGCGGCGGAAGTCCCTACGCCGGAAGCAGAAGGCGAATACATTGCCGACCGCCTGACCGGCCTCTGA
- the cbiB gene encoding adenosylcobinamide-phosphate synthase CbiB — MSPLFLIAAYTLDRLIGDPPWLPHPVRWMGRFITIGEQGLRPLTAGPASLFLAGTGLSLALVGLSYGGSWLALRSLCAWSPTFGAMVMVYLAATTLAIKDLLDETATVVDCLLCHDLPGARARVARIVGRDTVELSESEVCRATVETLAESASDGIIAPLFYLAVGGVPAALAYKAINTLDSCIGHKDEHYFWFGKFAARLDDLANWLPARLTALLLVVAAALGGADWRGALSTWWRDAHRHASPNAGHPEATMAGALGVRLGGRNTYAGVPHVTPFLGQALRPLDIVAVETARRLVARVSWLGFAAALIFCLGGPR, encoded by the coding sequence ATGTCGCCGCTGTTCCTGATTGCCGCCTACACCCTTGACCGCCTCATTGGCGATCCGCCGTGGCTGCCCCATCCCGTACGCTGGATGGGACGCTTCATTACCATCGGCGAGCAGGGACTGCGCCCGTTGACCGCAGGGCCGGCCAGCCTGTTTCTGGCCGGAACCGGCTTGTCACTGGCGCTGGTGGGTCTCAGTTATGGCGGCAGTTGGCTGGCTTTGCGCAGCCTGTGTGCCTGGTCGCCGACCTTTGGCGCCATGGTCATGGTCTATCTGGCCGCCACGACGCTGGCGATCAAAGACCTGCTGGACGAAACCGCCACGGTCGTTGACTGTCTGCTTTGCCATGACCTGCCGGGCGCGCGGGCGCGGGTGGCGCGGATTGTCGGACGCGATACTGTCGAACTCAGTGAAAGCGAAGTCTGCCGGGCAACGGTGGAAACGCTGGCCGAAAGCGCCTCGGACGGCATCATCGCGCCCTTGTTCTATCTGGCTGTGGGCGGCGTTCCGGCGGCGCTGGCCTACAAGGCCATCAACACCCTCGATTCCTGCATCGGTCACAAAGACGAACACTACTTCTGGTTTGGCAAGTTCGCGGCACGGCTGGATGACCTTGCCAACTGGCTTCCGGCACGGCTGACGGCACTGCTGCTGGTGGTCGCCGCTGCACTTGGCGGCGCGGACTGGCGCGGCGCGCTGTCCACGTGGTGGCGGGATGCGCACCGCCACGCCAGCCCGAATGCCGGGCATCCCGAAGCCACCATGGCCGGCGCGCTTGGCGTCCGCCTGGGCGGCCGCAACACCTACGCCGGCGTTCCCCACGTCACACCTTTTCTCGGTCAGGCTCTCCGTCCGCTGGACATAGTCGCTGTTGAAACGGCGCGGCGGCTCGTGGCCCGGGTCTCCTGGCTCGGCTTCGCAGCGGCGCTCATCTTCTGCCTGGGAGGGCCCCGATGA
- the purM gene encoding phosphoribosylformylglycinamidine cyclo-ligase has protein sequence MVTYRDAGVNLAAAQEAKRRIRHLAQTTFNAQVLSDIGSFGALFRPTFAGATDPVLVASADGVGTKLKIAFLTGIHHTVGYDLVAHCINDILVQGARPLFFLDYIATGRLAPSIVAAIVDGLARACRNFGCPLIGGETAEMPGFYGDGEYDIAGFIVGWVDRPHIIDGKTIRPGDVVLGLPSVGLHTNGYSLARKLFFETARYETDTQVEALGCTVAEELLKPHQCYLPALEPLLGSGQVKGLAHITGGGLLDNLPRILPEGCAVELRRGSWPILPVFSHLVALGQLPEEESYRVFNMGIGMALVVAAGDAEAVSQNLRARGYEVFTIGQIIAGDQTVRLT, from the coding sequence GTGGTGACATACCGTGACGCCGGCGTGAATCTGGCGGCCGCTCAGGAAGCCAAGCGCCGCATCCGCCACCTGGCACAGACGACGTTCAACGCCCAGGTGCTCAGTGACATCGGCAGCTTCGGCGCACTGTTTCGCCCGACCTTTGCCGGCGCCACCGACCCGGTGCTCGTGGCCAGCGCCGACGGCGTTGGCACGAAGCTCAAAATCGCCTTTCTGACCGGCATTCACCACACCGTGGGTTACGATCTGGTTGCCCACTGCATCAACGATATTCTCGTTCAGGGTGCGCGCCCGCTGTTTTTTCTCGACTACATCGCCACGGGCCGGCTTGCCCCCAGTATCGTGGCCGCGATTGTGGACGGACTGGCCCGGGCCTGCCGCAACTTCGGCTGTCCCCTCATCGGCGGCGAAACGGCCGAGATGCCCGGTTTCTATGGCGATGGCGAGTATGACATCGCCGGCTTCATCGTTGGCTGGGTGGACCGTCCCCACATCATTGACGGGAAAACCATCCGCCCCGGCGATGTCGTTCTGGGCCTGCCCTCGGTAGGCTTACACACGAATGGCTACAGCCTGGCGCGGAAACTGTTTTTCGAGACGGCGCGCTACGAAACCGACACGCAGGTTGAAGCCCTGGGCTGTACGGTGGCCGAAGAACTTCTCAAACCGCACCAGTGCTATCTGCCGGCGCTCGAACCTCTGCTCGGCAGCGGACAGGTGAAAGGGCTGGCGCACATTACCGGCGGCGGTCTGCTTGACAACCTGCCCCGTATCCTGCCTGAAGGATGTGCGGTTGAACTTCGGCGCGGGAGTTGGCCCATCCTGCCGGTCTTTTCCCACCTCGTCGCCCTGGGGCAGCTTCCTGAAGAAGAAAGCTACCGGGTGTTCAACATGGGAATCGGCATGGCGCTGGTCGTGGCCGCAGGCGACGCCGAGGCCGTTTCCCAAAACCTGCGCGCGCGCGGCTATGAAGTCTTCACGATTGGACAGATCATCGCCGGCGATCAGACGGTGCGGCTGACGTGA
- a CDS encoding GatB/YqeY domain-containing protein — MTLRERLLADLTTALKTRDTARLEALRMVKAALQKQEIEVQHQLDDAEVMALLSTLIKQRREAAESFAKGGRADLAAREQAELELLESYLPAAVSADELETIVTAVIAETGASSPKDIGRVMKAVMARLAGRRADGKAVNDLVRAKLSA, encoded by the coding sequence ATGACGCTTCGTGAACGCCTGCTTGCCGACCTCACCACGGCGCTGAAAACCAGGGACACCGCCCGCCTCGAAGCCCTGCGCATGGTGAAGGCGGCGCTTCAGAAACAGGAAATCGAGGTGCAGCACCAGCTTGACGATGCCGAAGTCATGGCGCTGCTTTCGACCCTGATCAAACAGCGCCGGGAAGCCGCCGAGTCCTTTGCCAAGGGCGGGCGCGCAGATTTGGCCGCCAGGGAACAGGCCGAACTGGAACTTCTGGAAAGCTACCTGCCGGCGGCCGTCAGCGCCGACGAACTGGAGACCATCGTCACGGCTGTCATTGCCGAAACCGGAGCCAGTTCACCCAAGGACATCGGCCGGGTGATGAAAGCCGTCATGGCCAGGCTGGCCGGACGCCGCGCCGACGGGAAAGCCGTCAATGACCTCGTGCGCGCCAAACTCTCCGCCTAA
- a CDS encoding TonB-dependent receptor yields MNSILRCLAVSAMWWLLLVGSAAAQSNAIRGRILDEQGSPVPNARVALQGRDVSVRLTTVSSANGEYAFENVAGREYLIEAEAPGFARTTRRVTPGEAADITLKVEGIADVVVVTAAGAPQTVDEVSKAITVIDRQEILDRNEFALYEVLRTAPGIQILNNGGPGAFTQLRTRGLRPDATAILYDGLRFRDASTTQGDATSFMSNLNFVDFGRVEFLRGSGSSLYGTNAVGGVVNIVSNPGGGPTTGSLQLEGGGLGLFRGRFQLQGGLAGDRFTYSFATTHLNVTRGVNGWTPTRSTGVQGTLRYDFTPNISLTGRVNASDDFVALQISPTTAGIPAANFPTVGVIPARFLPADQVRRLIAGVPSSQIIWGDTTIIPNRQDPDNRRSSDFAMGAVIFNHTINPTVGYRVAWQRVHTARVFQNGPGGFGFQPVTSNFLNYVGDIDTVDARVNWQPARWFTFTAGYEFEHEAYFDRQDNRLPDPQRRVNVQTNISQNAHAGYFQAQFRLLEDRLQLSLSGRTQGFRLNRPTFVATGTTSAYANVQLKAPPTAYTGDISASYFVPTTRTKLRAHVGNAYRAPALYERFGGGFFNNPRTGLVNFTPYGDPFLAPDRYNSFDAGVDQYFFRDRLQIGITGFYTRVVQITAFDSSGVLNPATDPYGRSSGYINGSGGISRGVEVSFNARPTTTLTLNGSYTHTSAGTDRDVSVRGFFRIFGVAEHTFTFVANQALGKRVNINFDLAAYSRTYASLFAVNRSRAFEVPGYVKADVMGSYTLPVGNDRTLRFYGQVENMFNRRYFTGNGWLAPGVVGRGGVAFQF; encoded by the coding sequence ATGAACTCCATACTCCGTTGCCTAGCTGTCAGTGCGATGTGGTGGCTGCTGCTTGTCGGCAGCGCCGCGGCCCAGTCCAATGCCATTCGGGGACGCATCCTGGATGAACAGGGAAGCCCCGTTCCCAATGCCAGAGTGGCCCTGCAGGGGCGTGATGTCAGTGTGCGGCTCACGACGGTCAGCAGCGCCAACGGCGAATATGCCTTTGAAAACGTAGCCGGACGCGAGTACCTCATCGAGGCCGAAGCCCCCGGCTTTGCCCGCACAACGCGCCGCGTCACACCCGGCGAAGCCGCCGATATTACCCTCAAGGTGGAGGGGATTGCCGATGTCGTGGTGGTCACAGCCGCCGGCGCACCCCAGACCGTGGATGAGGTCTCCAAGGCCATCACCGTCATTGACCGCCAGGAAATCCTTGACCGCAATGAGTTTGCCCTCTACGAAGTGCTGCGCACCGCGCCGGGTATCCAGATTCTCAACAACGGCGGTCCGGGCGCCTTTACCCAGCTTCGGACGCGGGGGCTGCGCCCGGATGCCACAGCCATCCTCTACGACGGGTTGCGCTTCCGCGATGCCTCAACCACGCAGGGTGATGCCACATCGTTTATGTCCAACCTCAACTTTGTGGATTTCGGACGGGTGGAGTTTCTGCGCGGGTCGGGTTCGTCGCTCTACGGAACGAATGCCGTGGGCGGCGTCGTCAATATCGTCTCCAATCCCGGCGGCGGCCCGACAACCGGCTCACTGCAACTCGAAGGTGGCGGACTGGGACTGTTTCGCGGACGGTTTCAGCTCCAAGGCGGGCTGGCCGGCGACCGTTTCACCTACAGCTTTGCCACAACGCACCTCAACGTCACACGCGGCGTCAACGGCTGGACGCCCACGCGCAGCACGGGGGTTCAGGGAACGCTGCGCTATGACTTCACGCCCAACATTTCGTTGACCGGGCGCGTCAATGCCTCAGACGACTTTGTGGCGCTGCAAATCAGTCCGACGACGGCAGGCATTCCGGCGGCCAACTTTCCCACGGTCGGCGTCATTCCGGCGCGGTTTCTGCCGGCCGACCAGGTGCGGCGGCTGATTGCCGGTGTGCCGTCCTCCCAAATCATCTGGGGAGATACGACCATCATTCCCAACCGGCAGGACCCGGACAACCGCCGGTCGTCTGACTTTGCCATGGGAGCGGTCATCTTCAACCACACCATCAACCCGACGGTAGGCTACCGGGTGGCGTGGCAGCGGGTGCATACGGCGCGCGTCTTTCAGAACGGCCCCGGCGGCTTTGGCTTCCAGCCGGTTACTTCCAACTTCCTCAACTATGTCGGCGACATTGACACCGTGGATGCACGGGTCAACTGGCAGCCGGCGCGCTGGTTCACCTTTACGGCCGGCTACGAGTTTGAACACGAAGCCTACTTTGACCGGCAGGACAACCGCCTGCCCGATCCCCAGCGGCGGGTGAACGTACAGACCAACATCAGCCAGAACGCCCATGCCGGCTACTTTCAGGCGCAGTTCCGGTTGCTCGAAGACCGGCTTCAGCTTTCCCTGTCGGGACGGACGCAGGGCTTCCGGTTGAACCGTCCCACGTTTGTGGCGACCGGGACGACCAGTGCCTACGCCAACGTGCAGCTCAAGGCGCCGCCAACGGCCTACACCGGAGACATTTCGGCTTCGTATTTCGTCCCGACAACCAGGACCAAGCTGCGCGCCCACGTGGGCAATGCCTATCGCGCGCCGGCGCTCTATGAACGCTTCGGGGGCGGCTTTTTCAACAATCCCCGCACCGGTCTGGTCAACTTCACGCCCTATGGCGATCCGTTCCTCGCCCCGGACCGGTACAACTCGTTTGACGCCGGAGTGGACCAGTATTTTTTCCGCGACCGGCTGCAAATCGGTATCACCGGCTTTTACACCCGCGTCGTGCAGATTACGGCCTTTGATTCAAGCGGCGTGCTGAATCCGGCCACCGATCCTTACGGGCGCTCTTCGGGATACATCAACGGTTCGGGCGGTATTTCACGCGGCGTTGAGGTCAGCTTCAATGCACGTCCCACGACGACGCTGACGCTGAATGGTTCCTACACCCACACCAGCGCCGGCACGGACCGCGACGTATCGGTACGCGGCTTTTTCCGCATCTTTGGCGTTGCCGAACACACCTTCACCTTTGTGGCCAATCAGGCACTCGGCAAGCGCGTCAATATCAACTTTGACCTGGCGGCCTACAGCCGCACCTATGCGTCGCTGTTTGCCGTCAACCGGTCACGGGCATTTGAAGTGCCGGGCTATGTCAAGGCCGATGTGATGGGCAGCTACACCCTTCCGGTCGGCAATGACCGGACGCTGCGCTTCTATGGCCAGGTTGAAAACATGTTCAACCGGCGTTACTTCACTGGAAACGGCTGGCTGGCGCCGGGTGTCGTTGGCCGCGGTGGTGTGGCCTTCCAGTTCTAG
- a CDS encoding (2Fe-2S) ferredoxin domain-containing protein yields MAAEMEAGPPDRFLDVVRADGVVRELRVIEGQLFVCQGCCCGQTERGIPAVPLDAYKREWKGRGLRLRVHLTVTGCLGPCPLANVILILFGGETVWLHSVNDEATVMAVFDYLEAMLAAGRYLPPPGALAARHFNRHIFDSASPGVWRSEKRSDLTQPPSADPAAGQVTAVGKVSG; encoded by the coding sequence GTGGCAGCCGAAATGGAAGCCGGGCCGCCAGACCGTTTTCTCGATGTGGTGCGCGCCGATGGCGTCGTCAGGGAACTGCGCGTCATCGAGGGGCAGCTTTTCGTCTGCCAGGGCTGCTGCTGCGGACAGACGGAGCGGGGGATTCCAGCCGTACCGCTCGACGCCTACAAGCGTGAGTGGAAAGGGCGTGGGCTGCGGTTGCGCGTGCACCTGACAGTCACCGGCTGCTTGGGCCCGTGCCCACTGGCCAACGTCATCCTCATTCTCTTTGGCGGGGAAACGGTCTGGCTGCACTCCGTCAACGATGAAGCGACCGTGATGGCGGTGTTTGACTACCTTGAAGCCATGCTGGCCGCCGGGCGGTATCTCCCGCCGCCCGGCGCGCTGGCGGCGCGGCATTTCAACCGCCACATCTTTGATTCCGCTTCACCCGGCGTCTGGCGCAGTGAGAAGCGGAGTGACCTGACGCAACCGCCTTCAGCAGACCCGGCGGCAGGACAGGTGACAGCTGTCGGAAAGGTGTCCGGGTAA
- a CDS encoding alpha/beta hydrolase gives MPLHPQAEAFLNQMAALGNPPMWTLTPEQARASFLALRALAGPPEPVARIEERRIPGSQAEIPVRLYAPPSDQPLPITLYFHGGGFVIGNLDSHDNVCRILANRTPTLVVSVDYRLAPEHPFPAAPIDAYDALQWTAAHAAELGGDPARIAVAGDSAGGNLATVAALMARNRKGKLPVFQLLVYPVTDVTHSQPSYEAYGTGYLLTKETMQWFLRHYVPADQDRRHPYLSPLFEKDLSGLPPAHIIVAEYDPLRDEGTAYARRLEAAGVTTSVSCYAGMLHGFFALTGLFDDASRALDESAAALRRAFGTLS, from the coding sequence ATGCCCCTGCATCCACAAGCAGAAGCTTTTCTCAACCAGATGGCAGCGCTGGGCAATCCGCCCATGTGGACGCTGACGCCGGAGCAGGCGCGGGCGTCCTTCCTCGCGCTCCGGGCCCTGGCCGGGCCGCCGGAACCTGTGGCCCGCATCGAGGAACGGCGCATTCCGGGCAGCCAGGCTGAAATTCCCGTTCGCCTGTACGCGCCGCCGAGCGACCAGCCGTTGCCTATCACGCTCTACTTCCACGGCGGCGGGTTCGTCATTGGCAATCTCGACAGCCACGACAACGTCTGCCGCATTCTGGCCAACCGGACTCCGACGCTGGTGGTCTCGGTGGACTACCGGCTGGCCCCGGAACATCCCTTCCCGGCAGCGCCCATTGACGCTTACGACGCCCTGCAATGGACGGCCGCCCACGCGGCCGAACTGGGCGGCGATCCGGCGCGGATTGCCGTTGCGGGCGACAGCGCTGGCGGCAACCTGGCCACCGTGGCCGCCCTGATGGCGCGCAATCGCAAGGGAAAGCTGCCGGTGTTCCAGTTGCTCGTCTATCCTGTGACCGATGTCACCCACAGCCAACCGTCCTATGAGGCTTACGGCACAGGCTACCTGCTGACGAAAGAAACCATGCAGTGGTTTTTGCGCCACTACGTCCCGGCCGACCAGGACCGGCGGCATCCCTATCTCTCACCGCTCTTTGAAAAAGACCTGTCCGGGCTGCCTCCGGCGCACATCATCGTGGCTGAGTACGACCCCCTGCGGGACGAAGGCACAGCGTATGCCCGGCGCCTTGAAGCCGCCGGTGTGACCACCTCGGTTTCCTGCTATGCCGGCATGCTGCACGGCTTTTTCGCGCTGACGGGCTTGTTTGACGACGCTTCCCGCGCCCTCGATGAATCGGCAGCCGCGCTGCGCCGGGCCTTCGGTACGCTGTCATGA
- a CDS encoding DUF3386 family protein: MAVSVTVPDAPSTMAETLLQDARARRATFPDDQFHGFMAAVTFREGSHTFTGHVTLKTIRDITLDLPGASQESLEWLRGVLAMNLAHRLERSGGMPVPTNYPVFIAEGEDNALGVKIVFEGDPLGSSYRIQDGVITEVCRQMHGSRFTITTLDVVITEDGRNLPRHYVVTYFDPETGRLSGVAQYTEHYAPVGGIHLPTFIRIIETNQEGITTVRAIELHDLTLLAD; the protein is encoded by the coding sequence ATGGCTGTTTCTGTCACCGTACCCGACGCCCCTTCCACAATGGCCGAAACGCTGCTGCAAGACGCGCGTGCCCGCCGGGCCACCTTCCCGGACGACCAGTTTCACGGTTTTATGGCGGCCGTGACCTTCCGCGAAGGCAGCCACACCTTCACCGGCCACGTCACGCTGAAAACCATCCGCGACATCACCCTTGACCTTCCCGGCGCGAGCCAGGAGAGCCTGGAGTGGCTGCGCGGGGTGTTGGCGATGAACCTGGCGCACCGGCTGGAGCGCAGCGGCGGGATGCCCGTGCCGACCAACTATCCCGTGTTCATTGCCGAAGGCGAGGACAATGCCCTGGGGGTCAAAATCGTGTTCGAGGGCGACCCGCTCGGCTCCAGCTACCGGATTCAGGATGGCGTCATCACCGAAGTTTGCCGGCAGATGCACGGCTCGCGCTTCACCATCACCACGCTTGACGTGGTCATCACTGAAGACGGGCGTAACCTGCCCAGGCACTACGTTGTGACCTACTTCGATCCCGAAACCGGCCGGCTTTCGGGCGTGGCCCAGTACACGGAACACTACGCGCCCGTTGGCGGCATCCACCTGCCCACTTTCATCCGTATCATCGAAACCAACCAGGAAGGCATCACGACGGTTCGCGCCATCGAACTGCATGACCTTACCCTGCTGGCGGATTAA